In Bacteriovorax sp. Seq25_V, a genomic segment contains:
- a CDS encoding branched-chain amino acid aminotransferase: MKIYQEAIEAISKFTMPDNVGFGKVLLPVMASCEYKDGKWGELEITPYKKLELDPTCKVLHYGQEIFEGMKAYNFSGNGPNFFREVDNMDRFNRSAARMAMPGVPKEIFINAVHEVTRLGKNFVPKRSGESLYIRPFMFATECNLGIKPAEEFLFMVIASPVGSYFQGGSLKVLIEREMIRACPGGMGAAKTGGNYAGSLLSAKKVKELGFDQTLWLSATDKDSVEEMSGMNFFAVINGELHTPKITDTILDGITRKSLITLAKDMGITVVEETLSIATLIEAIKKGECSEAFACGTAAILQPISSLHEVSGQAYQIKDEYGPISKRLRETLLGIQERTIEDKFNWVTVLK; encoded by the coding sequence GTGAAAATTTATCAAGAGGCAATTGAAGCAATCTCAAAATTTACAATGCCAGATAACGTAGGATTTGGAAAAGTGCTACTGCCGGTTATGGCCAGTTGTGAATATAAAGACGGAAAATGGGGCGAGCTAGAAATTACTCCATATAAAAAATTAGAACTAGATCCAACATGTAAAGTCCTACACTACGGACAAGAAATATTTGAAGGTATGAAGGCGTATAACTTTTCAGGAAATGGTCCAAATTTCTTTAGAGAAGTTGATAACATGGATCGCTTCAACCGCTCAGCCGCTAGAATGGCAATGCCAGGAGTGCCAAAAGAAATTTTTATCAACGCTGTTCATGAAGTTACAAGACTTGGAAAGAACTTTGTTCCAAAAAGATCAGGTGAGTCACTATATATTCGTCCCTTTATGTTCGCGACAGAATGTAATCTAGGGATAAAACCTGCTGAAGAGTTCCTTTTTATGGTTATCGCCTCTCCTGTTGGAAGCTACTTTCAGGGCGGAAGCCTCAAGGTTCTTATTGAGAGAGAAATGATTCGTGCTTGCCCAGGAGGAATGGGAGCGGCGAAAACAGGTGGGAATTACGCAGGTAGTTTATTATCGGCTAAAAAAGTTAAAGAGCTTGGCTTTGATCAGACCCTTTGGTTGTCAGCGACAGACAAAGATAGTGTAGAAGAAATGAGTGGTATGAACTTCTTTGCAGTCATTAACGGAGAGCTACACACTCCAAAGATTACAGATACAATTCTTGATGGGATTACAAGAAAATCCCTAATCACACTTGCAAAAGATATGGGGATTACTGTTGTAGAGGAAACCCTTAGTATAGCGACACTTATTGAGGCCATTAAAAAGGGAGAATGTAGTGAAGCATTTGCTTGTGGAACAGCTGCAATTCTTCAACCAATCTCTTCTCTTCATGAAGTTAGTGGTCAAGCCTACCAGATCAAGGATGAGTACGGGCCAATTTCTAAGAGGTTGAGGGAGACCTTACTTGGAATTCAAGAGAGAACAATCGAAGATAAATTTAACTGGGTAACAGTTCTAAAATAA
- a CDS encoding ATP-binding protein, with translation MNNFIDGNSPVEGENKIIFLSGLFSIVISVIVMIGWHFKINVLIQLNPDFVPMQFNTALGFFMSGLGFATYVFDLKKMRRILAILLFVLSSVTLLQYIVNMSFGIDQLFMNHYLTTLTSHPGRMAPNTALCFMGISLLLLSGSFLRGDKLIVARWIFSLVVLSLSTVALVGYVSGNEYAFGWQKYTRMAIHTSFTFAVLSFSMVLNLVFSKETTKQKWLPLIVSLSCVFCFTLFGQGLKKTEARKFLRTVDSHAELMISKITLELGQDIFAFKRLSQRIIYDRRLNESFWRKDTTEYISDFGFYSDFIFFDPNDNIVWQYREVLGEVLDRENFLENLKIAKKDRNVVIFEPAIQTEEKFFYFLFPLYSSGVYRGASLGVVSTERLFARIANSLNRKDFTFEVFNKTGDSIYKSSPHQSKIKSVKELSLSQVRKEVIEVDIYPSSDYLNIMDNKTPEIIIVSGIILSIFLGVLTYLFQMTTKSRSISLLRLNENLIFNEILSLSNRNDIGLLEKLQSCLASITKVRWLKEIDKVGIYLKADREVGNFVLRNLNESILKTSSFQSFEIDHAIFFEENENGAFSKYYLPIRSKTLYLGTLICYLESGHSENQSEFRYLNTCADIIAALIAAHFHEEDLQIAINESKNAEKAKAAFLANMSHEIRTPLNGIMGMTSLLRESITDTDGLEKLEIIESSSRTLMSIINDILDLSKIDAGKLDIENINFDFHKLINEQSQLYTSITSKKGVSIEHKIAESVPRWIISDSLRIRQIVNNFISNAVKFTERGKISLTVEEYQGRIKISVKDSGIGISELDIEKLFKDFSQVDTSTTRRFGGTGLGLSICRKLATLIGGEITVESIVGEGSIFSLIFPYTMGEEEVTLPVIDTNLTRMADLLPLKILVVDDNIINQKVAGGMLKKIGYQTEFAHHGKEALLLLNKEKFDVILMDCHMPVMDGFKATEEIIRLYGKDRPYIIALSASSMKEDIDHCMEVGMDDFLSKPLQIKPLYDSLMKLKTLSEKGE, from the coding sequence ATGAACAATTTTATCGATGGAAATTCTCCTGTAGAGGGTGAGAATAAAATAATATTTTTATCAGGCCTATTTTCAATAGTCATAAGTGTCATCGTGATGATCGGATGGCACTTTAAGATTAATGTTCTTATTCAGTTAAACCCAGATTTTGTTCCCATGCAATTTAATACGGCACTAGGTTTTTTTATGTCTGGGCTTGGATTCGCAACATACGTTTTTGATCTAAAGAAAATGAGAAGAATTTTGGCTATTCTTCTCTTTGTATTAAGCTCCGTTACGCTTTTACAATATATTGTGAATATGAGCTTTGGTATTGATCAACTATTTATGAATCATTACCTTACAACTTTAACCTCACATCCCGGAAGAATGGCACCAAATACAGCCCTTTGTTTTATGGGGATCTCGCTTCTACTCTTGTCTGGATCCTTCTTACGTGGAGATAAACTTATTGTCGCCAGGTGGATATTCTCCCTGGTTGTATTAAGTTTATCAACTGTAGCTTTAGTTGGTTATGTAAGTGGAAATGAATATGCTTTTGGTTGGCAAAAGTACACGAGAATGGCTATTCATACATCTTTTACTTTTGCGGTCCTTTCTTTTTCTATGGTACTAAATCTTGTTTTTAGTAAGGAAACAACAAAACAAAAGTGGCTACCTTTAATTGTCTCTCTCTCTTGTGTGTTTTGCTTTACCTTGTTTGGTCAGGGTCTAAAAAAAACTGAAGCTAGGAAGTTTTTAAGAACTGTTGATAGTCATGCCGAACTGATGATTAGTAAAATAACTCTTGAGTTGGGGCAGGATATTTTTGCATTCAAGAGGCTTTCACAAAGAATTATTTATGATAGGCGATTAAATGAAAGCTTTTGGAGAAAGGATACAACTGAGTATATTAGCGACTTTGGATTTTATTCTGATTTTATTTTCTTCGATCCAAATGATAATATTGTGTGGCAGTATCGTGAAGTTCTTGGTGAAGTTCTCGATCGAGAAAATTTTCTCGAGAATTTAAAAATAGCTAAGAAAGACAGAAATGTTGTTATTTTTGAACCAGCTATTCAGACAGAAGAGAAATTCTTCTATTTCCTTTTTCCACTTTATAGTTCAGGAGTATATCGTGGTGCTTCTCTTGGTGTAGTAAGTACGGAGAGGTTATTTGCACGTATTGCAAATAGCCTAAATCGTAAGGATTTTACGTTTGAGGTTTTTAATAAAACAGGAGATTCAATCTATAAGAGCTCTCCACATCAATCAAAAATTAAAAGTGTAAAAGAGTTAAGTCTTTCACAGGTTAGAAAAGAAGTGATAGAGGTTGATATCTATCCAAGTAGCGACTACCTTAATATTATGGACAATAAAACACCTGAGATTATTATTGTCTCGGGTATCATACTTTCAATCTTTTTAGGTGTTCTGACATATCTTTTTCAAATGACTACTAAAAGTAGGTCTATTAGTTTATTGCGATTGAATGAGAATCTCATTTTCAACGAAATACTTAGTCTTTCTAATCGTAATGATATCGGACTACTCGAGAAACTACAATCCTGTTTAGCTTCTATTACAAAGGTCAGATGGCTAAAAGAGATTGATAAAGTTGGCATTTATTTGAAAGCAGATAGAGAGGTTGGTAACTTTGTTTTACGCAATTTGAATGAGTCAATTTTAAAAACTTCCTCGTTTCAAAGTTTTGAGATCGACCATGCGATCTTTTTTGAAGAAAACGAGAATGGTGCTTTTTCAAAGTACTATCTTCCAATTCGTTCTAAGACTTTATATCTTGGTACTTTGATATGTTACCTTGAGTCTGGCCACAGTGAAAATCAAAGTGAGTTTCGCTATTTAAATACATGTGCTGATATTATTGCGGCTTTAATCGCTGCTCATTTTCATGAAGAGGATTTGCAAATTGCAATTAATGAGTCAAAAAATGCTGAAAAAGCAAAAGCCGCATTTCTTGCAAATATGAGCCATGAAATTAGAACACCTCTTAATGGAATTATGGGGATGACATCACTTCTAAGAGAATCAATTACAGACACAGATGGATTAGAGAAGCTTGAAATTATTGAAAGCTCAAGTCGAACCTTGATGAGTATCATTAATGATATTTTGGATCTGTCTAAAATCGATGCCGGAAAATTGGATATAGAAAATATTAATTTCGATTTTCATAAGTTAATTAATGAGCAATCACAGCTTTATACATCAATTACTTCAAAGAAAGGTGTTTCAATTGAGCATAAGATTGCAGAATCAGTTCCAAGATGGATTATTTCAGATTCACTTCGTATCAGACAAATTGTAAATAATTTTATCAGTAATGCCGTGAAGTTTACTGAGCGTGGAAAGATTAGTTTAACTGTTGAGGAGTATCAAGGTCGTATAAAGATCTCCGTTAAAGATAGTGGAATTGGAATTTCAGAGTTAGATATAGAAAAACTGTTCAAAGATTTCTCACAGGTTGATACATCAACAACACGAAGATTTGGAGGAACTGGACTTGGGCTTTCAATATGTCGAAAGCTTGCGACCTTGATTGGTGGAGAAATCACTGTTGAGAGTATCGTTGGAGAGGGAAGTATCTTCTCATTAATTTTTCCTTACACAATGGGAGAAGAAGAGGTAACACTTCCGGTGATTGATACGAATTTAACAAGAATGGCCGATTTACTTCCTCTTAAAATACTTGTCGTAGATGACAATATTATTAATCAAAAAGTTGCTGGAGGAATGCTAAAGAAAATAGGGTATCAAACAGAGTTTGCACACCATGGGAAGGAAGCACTACTACTTTTAAATAAAGAAAAATTTGATGTGATTCTGATGGATTGTCATATGCCCGTAATGGATGGCTTCAAGGCAACAGAAGAAATAATCCGTTTATATGGAAAGGATAGACCTTATATTATTGCTCTCTCCGCTAGTTCAATGAAAGAAGATATTGATCATTGTATGGAAGTAGGGATGGATGATTTCTTATCTAAGCCATTACAAATTAAGCCTTTATATGATAGTCTCATGAAGTTAAAAACACTCTCTGAGAAAGGTGAATGA
- a CDS encoding arsenate reductase family protein, with product MADFDYDGEELHIIYGVKNDPLIMKLIDILEEAEVNFEFKDFRDHRPTPEQLMQWADFMEEEFPLNYRSTFVKKNKKIFDKLPSPKQYQWIIDNYQAIERPIILNEEGEIVWAGGRPERIAKVLFNLVQD from the coding sequence GTGGCAGACTTTGATTACGATGGTGAAGAACTACATATTATTTATGGTGTTAAAAATGATCCATTGATCATGAAATTAATTGATATTTTAGAGGAAGCAGAAGTTAATTTTGAGTTTAAAGACTTTAGAGATCATCGTCCTACGCCTGAGCAATTAATGCAGTGGGCAGATTTTATGGAAGAGGAGTTCCCACTTAATTATAGAAGCACATTTGTAAAAAAAAATAAGAAAATCTTTGATAAACTCCCATCACCTAAACAATATCAGTGGATAATAGATAACTACCAGGCCATCGAAAGACCAATCATTCTTAATGAAGAGGGCGAGATCGTATGGGCCGGAGGAAGACCTGAGAGAATAGCGAAAGTTCTCTTTAATCTCGTTCAGGATTAA